The sequence TCGACATCAACGTGAGCTACCCGGTCTACGAGGTCGTCGACCTCACGCTCGGCTACAACAACACAACGGCGCAGCTCGGGGAGGACGGCCAGCGCAGGAGCTTCTTCTATAGCCCTGACGCCCAGTTCTATCTCGACATCAACGCCAACCTCGACGTCATCTACTCGAAGGTGACAGGCCGCGGGAAGAAGGCCGAGAAGGCGGGCGCCGCCAGCGCTTCGCGCCGGCAGGCGCTCTGACGCGCGCGATCCGTCGCGGCTCGCGCGTGACAGCGGCTCGTCGCCGTACCGTTACGCGCGCCCGCGGCTCTCGCCGGTGGTCAGGCCGCCGGCGATGAGGTGCGCGGCGCGCAGGGGCTCGGGGAGGTGGCCGTTCACCGAGAGCCGCGCGATCAGCGCGCTCGCGTCGTCCAGCGAGATCCCGGCGCGCTGCACGTACACGCTCGCGACGGGCTCCATCGGGCCGGCGCGCTCGATGAGCGCCCACTTGCGGCGCCCTCCCCGGACGCGCGAGAGCAACGCGTCGCGGATCGCGTCGAGGTCCGGGAGGCGCCGCGCCACCACCACGACCGGCAGGGCGAGGGCTTCGTGCAGCGCCGCGAGATCGACGACGTTGAAGCCCGCCACCGCGATGCCCTGGAGCATGACCACCTGCGCCTGGGCGTAGAA is a genomic window of Sorangium aterium containing:
- a CDS encoding endonuclease dU, which gives rise to MPARAPRFSHVIGVDDAPFARDHRGDVQVVGTVFSGLRLEGVLSTRVRRDGRNATPAIAAMIRGSRFYAQAQVVMLQGIAVAGFNVVDLAALHEALALPVVVVARRLPDLDAIRDALLSRVRGGRRKWALIERAGPMEPVASVYVQRAGISLDDASALIARLSVNGHLPEPLRAAHLIAGGLTTGESRGRA